In a single window of the Stigmatopora nigra isolate UIUO_SnigA chromosome 7, RoL_Snig_1.1, whole genome shotgun sequence genome:
- the LOC144199149 gene encoding uncharacterized protein LOC144199149 isoform X2: protein MQSQGSTSSQPSFDSLSSSDSLLFSDLDDTDVFLTDASSSSALLDASSSSTLLVAAATAPAVANSSRASDSPGSQWACDGFKDEEEDAYPGGKVPPVVPKSEGDLLFAQKCAELQGFVRPLMELLNGLKKGRFDRGLSTFQQSVAMDRIQRIVGVLRKPNSGEKYLNTLLQVEMMLKLWFPQISAQPTSAASSVTTSPVRSLQDVSGITPPHKHRDQLHIPVKKRRLSWTGTESPTPSPGLPKCPRLNAQKKKKQNDSGAEEEEKEGDGGSSPPPSSSSSSQQISPTAASKGNHSDCDNSASRKSRAWQECRSHHRLQKKGPAQ, encoded by the exons ATGCAGTCCCAGGGCAGCACGTCATCGCAACCCTCCTTCGACTCCCTGAGCTCCAGCGACAGCCTCCTGTTCAGCGACTTGGACGACACCGACGTCTTCCTGACTGACGCGTCCTCGTCGTCGGCCCTCCTGGATGCGTCCTCGTCGTCAACGCTCCTGGTCGCCGCGGCGACCGCGCCGGCCGTCGCCAACTCCAGCCGGGCGTCCGATAGCCCAGGGTCGCAATGGGCCTGCGACGGGTTCAAAGATGAAGAGGAGGACGCGTACCCGGGTGGCAAAGTACCGCCCGTGGTTCCTAAATCGGAGGGTGACCTGCTGTTCGCCCAGAAG TGCGCTGAGCTCCAGGGTTTTGTCAGGCCTCTGATGGAGCTGCTGAATGGGCTGAAGAAAGGCCGATTCGACCGTG GTCTGAGTACTTTCCAGCAGAGCGTCGCCATGGATCGCATCCAGCGAATCGTCGGCGTTTTACGGAAACCAAACAGCGG GGAGAAGTATCTGAACACGCTCCTGCAAGTGGAGATGATGCTGAAGCTTTGGTTTCCTCAAATTTCCGCTCAACCGACGTCGGCAGCCTCCAGCGTCACCACATCGCCCGTCCGCTCCCTCCAAGATGTGTCAGGCATTACGCCGCCGCACAAGCACAGGGATCAGCTGCATATCCCGGTCAAG AAACGCCGACTCAGCTGGACAGGGACCGAATCTCCTACGCCTTCACCGGGCCTCCCCAAATGCCCTCGCCTCAAtgcacaaaagaaaaagaagcaaaatgacagtggagcagaagaagaagagaaagaaggaGACGGAGGAAGCTCCCCTCCTCCttcatcctcctcatcttcgCAGCAAATTTCCCCAACCGCCGCTTCAAAGGGAAACCACAGCGATTGCGACAATTCGG CTTCAAGAAAATCAAGAGCATGGCAAGAATGCAGATCCCACCACCGACTCCAAAAAAAAGGACCAGCCCAGTGA
- the LOC144199149 gene encoding uncharacterized protein LOC144199149 isoform X1, translating to MQSQGSTSSQPSFDSLSSSDSLLFSDLDDTDVFLTDASSSSALLDASSSSTLLVAAATAPAVANSSRASDSPGSQWACDGFKDEEEDAYPGGKVPPVVPKSEGDLLFAQKCAELQGFVRPLMELLNGLKKGRFDRGLSTFQQSVAMDRIQRIVGVLRKPNSGEKYLNTLLQVEMMLKLWFPQISAQPTSAASSVTTSPVRSLQDVSGITPPHKHRDQLHIPVKKRRLSWTGTESPTPSPGLPKCPRLNAQKKKKQNDSGAEEEEKEGDGGSSPPPSSSSSSQQISPTAASKGNHSDCDNSGKPAEYRTGRGSEPSLTWVHIAPIPSPRKTGSPTSSGDESGPGPATQDSAVSSTTPPKHSKNQKKAARCQSQPVTEQGDDTRQGPSRVSKPMTSRVGPAPAET from the exons ATGCAGTCCCAGGGCAGCACGTCATCGCAACCCTCCTTCGACTCCCTGAGCTCCAGCGACAGCCTCCTGTTCAGCGACTTGGACGACACCGACGTCTTCCTGACTGACGCGTCCTCGTCGTCGGCCCTCCTGGATGCGTCCTCGTCGTCAACGCTCCTGGTCGCCGCGGCGACCGCGCCGGCCGTCGCCAACTCCAGCCGGGCGTCCGATAGCCCAGGGTCGCAATGGGCCTGCGACGGGTTCAAAGATGAAGAGGAGGACGCGTACCCGGGTGGCAAAGTACCGCCCGTGGTTCCTAAATCGGAGGGTGACCTGCTGTTCGCCCAGAAG TGCGCTGAGCTCCAGGGTTTTGTCAGGCCTCTGATGGAGCTGCTGAATGGGCTGAAGAAAGGCCGATTCGACCGTG GTCTGAGTACTTTCCAGCAGAGCGTCGCCATGGATCGCATCCAGCGAATCGTCGGCGTTTTACGGAAACCAAACAGCGG GGAGAAGTATCTGAACACGCTCCTGCAAGTGGAGATGATGCTGAAGCTTTGGTTTCCTCAAATTTCCGCTCAACCGACGTCGGCAGCCTCCAGCGTCACCACATCGCCCGTCCGCTCCCTCCAAGATGTGTCAGGCATTACGCCGCCGCACAAGCACAGGGATCAGCTGCATATCCCGGTCAAG AAACGCCGACTCAGCTGGACAGGGACCGAATCTCCTACGCCTTCACCGGGCCTCCCCAAATGCCCTCGCCTCAAtgcacaaaagaaaaagaagcaaaatgacagtggagcagaagaagaagagaaagaaggaGACGGAGGAAGCTCCCCTCCTCCttcatcctcctcatcttcgCAGCAAATTTCCCCAACCGCCGCTTCAAAGGGAAACCACAGCGATTGCGACAATTCGGGTAAGCCCGCAGAGTACAGAACGGGTCGGGGGTCCGAGCCCAGCCTCACGTGGGTCCACATTGCTCCCATCCCGTCACCCCGCAAGACGGGGTCACCCACGTCGAGCGGCGACGAAAGCGGGCCGGGGCCGGCCACGCAGGACAGCGCCGTGTCTTCCACGACACCCCCCAAGCACAGCAAAAATCAAAAGAAAGCCGCACGCTGCCAAAGTCAACCTGTCACCGAGCAGGGTGACGACACCCGCCAAGGTCCAAGCCGGGTGAGCAAGCCTATGACAAGCCGGGTTGGCCCCGCCCCTGCGGAGACTTGA
- the prpf3 gene encoding U4/U6 small nuclear ribonucleoprotein Prp3: protein MSHHPKRDAEEIRPWVERTVKKVLGFSEPTVVTVALQCVGKGLDKRKTTDQLHPFLNESAGNFVERLFEALEESRGSRSNKGSGEKTRKREIKDVFGDGTETSGGKNATPAAEGTVTKRKRVPRFQEVEEPEVIPGPPSESPGMLSKMQIKQMMEEATKQIEQRRKQLNIPTPAAQTQMDSPMSRLLSHASMGGSIMPSQAASFMNDAIEKARKVAEEQARLQSQMTMKPNILSVLGNSIPHNFVALANLHAMGIAPPRVEVKEVNKPTPLILDDKGRTVDATGKEIELTHRMPTLKANIRAVKREQFRQQLKEKPGEDLESTSYFDNRVTVLAPQRARKTFKFHEQGRFEKIAQRIRTKAQLERLQNEISQAAKKTGIHASTKLALIAPRKDIGDSEVPNIEWWDSFILPTNIVIKPETNLDEIVLFGVTNLVEHPAQISPPVDKDKPVTLGVYLTKKEQKKLRRQTRREGQKEVQEKVRLGLVPPPEPKVRISNLMRVLGTEAVQDPTKVEAHVRAQMAKRQKAHEEANAARKLTAEQRKEKKVKKLKEDLSSGVHITVYRIRNLQNPAKKFKVEANANQLYLTGTVVLHKDVNLVVVEGGPKSQKKFKKLMMHRIKWEEHNSKRDDPDGDDDTRRNNKCWLIWEGTAKDRSFGDIKFKQCPTENMAREHFKKHSTEHYWDLALSKSVLDSPDD, encoded by the exons ATGTCACATCATCCTAAACGGGATGCGGAGGAGATTAGGCCGTGGGTGGAGCGCACCGTTAAGAAGGTGCTTGGCTTCTCCGAGCCGACTGTGGTCACCGTCGCCCTGCAGTGCGTCGGCAAGGGGTTGGACAAGAGGAAAACAACAG ACCAATTGCACCCATTTCTAAATGAATCGGCTGGAAATTTTGTCGAGCGTCTTTTTGAAGCGCTGGAGGAGAGCCGTGGTTCCCGTAGCAACAAGGGAAGTGGAGAAAAGACTCGTAAGAGAGAAATCAAG gatGTGTTTGGTGATGGGACAGAAACGAGTGGTGGGAAAAACGCCACGCCGGCCGCTGAAGGCACGGTCACCAAACGCAAACGGGTTCCTCGCTTTCAGGAGGTGGAAGAACCTGAGGTCATCCCGGGACCACCGTCGGAGTCTCCGGGAATGCTCAGCAAAATGCAG ATCAAACAGATGATGGAGGAAGCTACAAAGCAGATAGAACAACGCAGGAAACAACTGAACATTCCCACACCGGCGGCTCAG ACACAAATGGATTCTCCCATGTCCCGTCTTCTCAGCCACGCCAGTATGGGCGGGTCCATCATGCCCTCACAGGCCGCCAGCTTCATGAACGACGCCATCGAGAAGGCTCGCAAGGTGGCTGAGGAGCAGGCACGCCTCCAATCGCAGATGACCATGAAGCCCAATATCCTCAGCGTATTGGGAAACTCCATCCCACACAACTTTGTGGCACTGGCCAACCTTCACGCCATGGGAATCGCCCCACC GAGAGTGGAGGTGAAGGAAGTGAATAAGCCAACACCACTTATCCTGGATGACAAGGGTAGGACAGTGGATGCCACAGGCAAAGAGATTGAGCTCACACATCGCATGCCCACACTCAAAG CTAACATTCGGGCGGTCAAGAGAGAGCAGTTTCGTCAGCAACTTAAAGAAAAGCCTGGGGAGGACCTGGAGTCCACTTCTTACTTTGACAATCGTGTAACAGTACTCGCACCGCAGCGGGCTCGCAAGACCTTCAAGTTTCACGAACAGGGTCGTTTTGAGAAGATCGCTCAACGAATTCGAACCAAG GCCCAGTTGGAGAGGTTACAGAATGAAATTTCACAGGCTGCCAAGAAGACCGGAATCCACGCCTCCACAAAGCTGGCTCTAATCGCTCCCAGGAAAGACATAGGCGACAGCGAAGTTCCAAACATTGAGTGGTGGGACTCCTTTATCTTACCCACCAACATTGTGAT AAAACCAGAGACCAATCTTGATGAGATCGTGCTTTTTGGAGTTACCAATTTAGTGGAACATCCTGCGCAAATTAGCCCGCCAG TTGATAAAGACAAGCCAGTCACACTGGGTGTGTACTTGACCAAGAAAGAACAGAAGAAGCTAAGGAGACAGACTCGACGCGAAGGCCAAAAAGAAGTACAGGAAAAGGTCCGTTTAGGACTCGTGCCTCCACCGGAGCCTAAAG TGCGCATCTCCAACTTGATGAGAGTGTTGGGGACTGAAGCTGTTCAGGACCCCACAAAGGTGGAAGCCCACGTCAGAGCCCAGATGGCCAAACGACAAAA AGCTCACGAGGAAGCTAATGCTGCACGAAAGCTCACTGCAGAGCAGCGCAAAGAAAAGAAGGTGAAGAAGTTGAAAGAGGATCTTAGCAGTGGGGTTCACATTACAGTGTACAG GATCCGTAACCTACAAAACCCAGCAAAAAAGTTTAAAGTGGAAGCCAACGCCAACCAACTCTACCTGACTGGGACTGTAGTTTTACATAAAGATGTCAACCTGGTGGTTGTGGAAGGAG GACCCAAATCCCAGAAGAAATTTAAGAAACTGATGATGCACAGAATCAAATGGGAGGAGCATAACTCCAAAAGAGATG ATCCTGACGGTGATGATGACACAAGGAGGAACAATAAGTGCTGGTTGATTTGGGAG GGCACCGCTAAAGATCGCTCCTTTGGGGATATTAAGTTCAAGCAGTGCCCCACAGAGAACATGGCCAGGGAACATTTCAAGAAGCATAGCACAGAACACTACTGGGATCTAGCTCTCAGTAAGAGTGTTCTGGACAGTCCAGATGACTGA